In one Flavobacteriales bacterium genomic region, the following are encoded:
- a CDS encoding L,D-transpeptidase family protein → MRFPLMAGTLALLASCVHPVDDAAVNGPGQAVDSVFETRAVYSVRTLDPLFIVRFLADHPEYQRDSSGITAFYARRGHQFAWFVNDTLSQGAAAFRYLVTEPDTAYRELAYIRAKLDDLMNQGRGREAGLCDSCMLRLELAFTAEFFRYAEKKYGGAVDKDPRELDWFIPRRKKNYDRLLDSLVAGRMDLSPVEPLHPQYKLLKAQLKRYHDLEDLPWPQLSLGDRRKIEPGEAVDWMPELRLRLMLLGDFRSTGDSMLLFSTDYDSLLVEAVKRFQERHGLHPDGVIGKGVIAQVNVAPADRVRTLLVNMERLRWVPERTAPDQLLVNIPEFRLHVHEADTIAWSMAVVVGTAATRTVIFSDSLSTIVFSPTWTPPASIVRGEILPAMAKDPNYLRKKGMEIIGGSASNPIIRQRPGASNALGRVKFLFPNSYSIYLHDTPSKSFFARESRAFSHGCIRLSEPQRLAEYLLRDDTAWTAKRIKEAMHSGKEQFVRLKRKRPVSIGYFTAWVDRAGRPHFRDDVYGHDARLSEELFGTPPMVLQSPGTMMRSDPAPSHPVSDRLIQPSASLPASR, encoded by the coding sequence ATGCGTTTCCCATTGATGGCGGGCACCCTGGCCCTCTTGGCATCCTGCGTGCATCCGGTTGACGATGCCGCGGTCAACGGCCCCGGGCAGGCCGTCGACTCCGTGTTCGAGACACGGGCCGTCTACTCCGTACGCACGCTCGATCCGCTGTTCATCGTGCGTTTCCTCGCCGACCACCCGGAGTACCAGCGTGACTCATCGGGCATCACCGCCTTCTATGCGCGCCGCGGCCACCAGTTCGCCTGGTTCGTGAACGACACCCTCTCGCAGGGCGCTGCGGCCTTCCGCTACCTGGTCACCGAGCCCGACACCGCCTACAGGGAGCTGGCCTACATCCGGGCGAAGCTGGACGACCTCATGAACCAGGGCCGGGGGCGCGAGGCCGGGCTCTGCGACAGCTGCATGCTGCGGCTCGAGCTGGCCTTCACCGCTGAGTTCTTCCGGTACGCGGAGAAGAAGTACGGAGGCGCCGTGGACAAGGACCCGCGCGAGCTCGATTGGTTCATCCCGAGGCGGAAGAAGAACTATGACCGGCTGCTGGACTCCCTCGTGGCCGGCCGCATGGACCTCTCCCCCGTTGAGCCGCTGCACCCCCAGTACAAGCTGCTCAAGGCGCAGCTCAAGCGCTACCACGACCTTGAGGACCTGCCCTGGCCGCAGCTCAGCCTCGGCGACCGCCGGAAGATCGAGCCGGGCGAAGCGGTGGACTGGATGCCCGAACTGCGGCTGCGCTTGATGCTGCTCGGTGATTTCCGCTCAACCGGCGACAGCATGCTGCTCTTCAGCACCGATTACGACAGCCTGCTGGTGGAGGCCGTGAAGCGTTTCCAGGAGCGGCATGGCCTTCATCCGGACGGGGTCATCGGCAAGGGCGTCATCGCCCAGGTCAACGTGGCGCCCGCCGACCGCGTGCGCACGCTGCTGGTGAACATGGAGCGCCTGCGCTGGGTGCCGGAGCGCACCGCCCCTGACCAGTTGCTGGTGAACATCCCTGAGTTCCGCCTGCATGTGCATGAGGCGGACACCATCGCCTGGAGCATGGCTGTGGTGGTTGGCACGGCAGCGACCCGCACGGTCATCTTCAGCGACTCCCTCTCGACCATCGTCTTCAGTCCCACATGGACGCCGCCCGCGAGCATCGTGCGCGGCGAGATCCTGCCGGCCATGGCCAAGGACCCGAACTACCTCCGGAAGAAAGGGATGGAGATCATCGGCGGGTCGGCATCGAACCCCATCATCCGTCAGCGCCCGGGGGCGTCCAATGCCTTGGGGCGCGTGAAATTCCTGTTCCCGAACAGCTACAGCATCTACCTGCACGACACGCCGAGCAAGAGCTTCTTCGCCCGCGAGAGCCGCGCGTTCAGCCATGGCTGCATCCGCCTCAGCGAGCCGCAGCGACTGGCCGAATACCTGCTCCGGGATGACACGGCGTGGACCGCCAAGCGCATCAAGGAAGCCATGCACAGCGGCAAGGAACAGTTCGTGCGCCTCAAGAGGAAGCGCCCGGTGAGCATCGGTTACTTCACCGCCTGGGTGGACCGGGCCGGACGCCCGCATTTCAGGGATGATGTGTATGGGCATGATGCCCGGCTTTCCGAGGAGCTGTTCGGCACGCCGCCCATGGTCCTTCAGTCACCCGGCACGATGATGCGCAGCGATCCGGCCCCCAGCCATCCCGTCAGCGACCGGTTGATCCAGCCCTCCGCATCACTGCCCGCGTCGAGGTAG